In a single window of the Deltaproteobacteria bacterium genome:
- the murD gene encoding UDP-N-acetylmuramoyl-L-alanine--D-glutamate ligase, whose protein sequence is MDFQGKKILVVGLGKTGMTLIAFLVRQGAQVLVSDSLDLNEIKKRVSEIKTIRFPLILEGGGHSPAFFLKADMVLVSPGIPLDLPALRAVQDKGIPVFGELEVFAAFCQTPIVAVTGTNGKTTTTALLNEMLVNSEKKTFLGGNIGRPLVDYILNGPDREIVVAEISSFQLDTTSHFSPKVGVLLNITEDHLDRYAGFQAYIASKASLFRNQGADNQAVVNWDDPICRSIGERLTGPVYFFSRTGQVSQGAFIDQNKAVVLLDSLRETYDLKEFSLPGVHNLENALAAILGARLMGATPEAIQKTLLTFKGFGHRLEYVGEVKGIQFYDDSKATNVGAVVKALEGFNRPVILIAGGRDKGGDYGPLEELIQTKVKALVLIGEAREKMRNQLGPLTETQKAETLEKAVSLAFHQGRPGDVVLLSPACSSFDMFQDYVHRGKVFQKAVRELEDHHPGVLAG, encoded by the coding sequence TTGGATTTTCAAGGGAAAAAGATCTTGGTGGTCGGTCTGGGGAAGACGGGGATGACCCTGATAGCCTTTTTAGTAAGGCAAGGAGCCCAGGTCCTGGTCTCGGACTCCCTGGACCTTAATGAAATTAAAAAACGGGTTTCCGAAATCAAAACCATCCGTTTTCCTCTGATCCTGGAGGGTGGAGGGCATAGCCCTGCCTTTTTCTTAAAGGCTGATATGGTCCTGGTCAGTCCCGGCATCCCTCTGGATCTCCCGGCCTTAAGGGCGGTCCAGGATAAAGGAATCCCGGTCTTTGGGGAACTCGAGGTTTTTGCAGCCTTTTGCCAGACCCCGATAGTGGCCGTGACCGGAACCAACGGCAAGACCACCACCACGGCCCTATTGAATGAAATGCTGGTTAATTCAGAAAAAAAGACCTTCCTGGGGGGAAACATCGGCCGGCCTTTGGTGGATTATATCCTGAATGGTCCGGACCGGGAGATTGTGGTGGCGGAGATCAGCAGTTTCCAATTGGATACGACCAGTCATTTTTCTCCTAAGGTGGGAGTCCTGTTGAATATCACGGAGGATCACCTGGACCGTTATGCCGGATTCCAGGCCTATATCGCCTCTAAGGCCAGCCTTTTTCGCAATCAGGGCGCCGATAATCAGGCTGTGGTCAATTGGGATGATCCGATTTGCCGCTCTATTGGAGAAAGACTTACCGGACCGGTTTATTTTTTCAGTCGTACCGGTCAGGTCTCCCAGGGGGCTTTTATCGATCAGAACAAAGCGGTTGTTCTTCTGGATTCCCTTCGGGAGACCTATGACTTGAAGGAATTTTCCTTACCCGGGGTCCATAATCTGGAAAATGCCCTGGCGGCTATCCTGGGGGCCCGCCTGATGGGAGCGACCCCTGAAGCCATTCAGAAGACCCTTCTGACCTTTAAAGGATTCGGACATCGACTGGAGTATGTGGGAGAAGTCAAAGGGATACAGTTTTATGATGATTCCAAGGCCACCAATGTCGGGGCCGTGGTCAAGGCCTTAGAGGGATTCAACCGGCCCGTTATCCTGATTGCCGGAGGCCGGGACAAGGGGGGGGATTATGGCCCTCTGGAAGAATTGATTCAAACGAAGGTCAAGGCATTGGTTTTGATAGGGGAGGCCCGGGAGAAGATGAGGAACCAGTTGGGGCCTTTGACCGAAACCCAAAAGGCCGAAACCCTCGAAAAGGCGGTTTCCTTGGCTTTTCACCAGGGCCGACCGGGGGATGTGGTGCTTTTGTCCCCGGCCTGTTCGAGTTTTGACATGTTCCAGGATTATGTCCATCGAGGGAAAGTTTTTCAAAAAGCAGTCAGGGAATTGGAAGACCATCATCCGGGAGTGTTGGCGGGCTAA
- the ftsW gene encoding putative lipid II flippase FtsW produces MPSIVNNRSIPEFQREAGPEEARIDLKMDYIWLGVTMALVIFGIIMIYSASAHLAARRYHNSFYFVQKQLAFAFFGFLAMIAFRFIPYQKFKQWVYWLLGFSLLTLILVLVPGVGSRLGGASRWFRLGGISFQPAEFSKLILVIFLAYSMTRHQEQMKDLKKGFLFHWAAAGVFIVLTLLEPDLGMAITLALITGIMLFVGGVRIKHLMFSIIPMIPLAYFLVWRVPYRRLRVLSYLDPWKDPLGSGFHLKHSFLAFGSGGFGGRGLGGSQQKLFYLPEPHTDFIFSIVGEEFGFIGVFIIASLYLILIIKCIQLAQKVKDLFGIYLVVGITVMIGFQALINILVVMGLLPTKGLTLPFMSYGGSSLLLNMICIGILMNLTAQFQGERACES; encoded by the coding sequence ATGCCTTCTATTGTTAATAACCGATCGATACCGGAGTTTCAAAGGGAAGCCGGGCCGGAAGAGGCCCGGATCGACCTGAAGATGGATTATATCTGGTTGGGGGTAACCATGGCCTTGGTGATCTTTGGGATCATTATGATCTATAGTGCCAGTGCCCATTTAGCCGCCAGACGGTATCATAACAGTTTCTATTTCGTCCAGAAACAATTAGCTTTCGCTTTCTTCGGATTCCTGGCTATGATCGCCTTTCGATTTATCCCGTATCAAAAATTTAAACAATGGGTTTACTGGCTCCTGGGATTCAGTCTGCTGACCCTTATCCTGGTTCTTGTTCCTGGGGTCGGCTCCCGCCTGGGCGGGGCTTCACGCTGGTTTCGTTTGGGTGGGATATCTTTTCAACCGGCCGAATTTTCCAAATTAATCCTGGTCATTTTTTTGGCCTATTCCATGACCCGGCATCAGGAGCAGATGAAAGATTTAAAAAAGGGTTTTCTTTTTCATTGGGCGGCTGCCGGGGTATTTATCGTCCTGACCCTTTTGGAACCGGACCTGGGGATGGCCATCACCCTGGCCTTGATCACCGGAATCATGCTCTTCGTCGGTGGTGTCAGGATCAAACACCTGATGTTCTCCATCATCCCGATGATTCCTCTGGCCTATTTTCTGGTCTGGAGGGTCCCTTACCGCCGCTTGAGGGTCTTGTCCTATCTGGACCCCTGGAAGGATCCCTTGGGCTCGGGGTTTCACCTCAAACACTCCTTCCTGGCCTTTGGTTCCGGGGGCTTTGGGGGAAGGGGACTGGGAGGGAGTCAACAAAAACTGTTTTATTTGCCCGAGCCTCATACGGATTTTATCTTTTCTATCGTGGGAGAGGAGTTCGGTTTTATCGGTGTTTTCATAATCGCCTCGTTATATCTGATTTTGATTATCAAGTGTATCCAGTTGGCCCAAAAGGTTAAAGACCTTTTTGGGATTTACCTGGTGGTCGGCATCACCGTGATGATCGGATTCCAGGCCTTGATCAACATCCTGGTGGTTATGGGACTTCTGCCGACCAAGGGATTGACCCTGCCCTTTATGAGCTATGGCGGGTCTTCCCTGCTTCTGAACATGATCTGTATTGGGATACTGATGAACCTGACGGCTCAATTTCAAGGGGAAAGGGCGTGCGAGTCCTGA
- the murG gene encoding undecaprenyldiphospho-muramoylpentapeptide beta-N-acetylglucosaminyltransferase, whose amino-acid sequence MRVLIVGGGTGGHLFPAIALAEAFKKKDRENQVEFVTTERALDAQLLGGRGFSFKTLKVEGIKGKGMTGKLRSLVQLPRAFSRSLNIIREYGPEMVLGVGGYVSGPLVLAAWYKGIPCVIQEQNSIPGVTNRLLGRVVDRVFGAFKENEAHFPKRKLRITGNPIRQELHQVADRRISSSGPLTLLILGGSQGAHRINQWVRDSLDGLFPLKKELNFIHQTGKNDEEEMALAYQEKGFNHRVTAFIADMVRAYEEADMIIGRAGAMTLTEITALGKPSLLIPFPFAANNHQEHNARSLVKAGAAEMILEKDLRPGLLADRIGDWLAHREQLIAMGNKARALGRWQAAEEIVEACYQMVEAKKGLVRK is encoded by the coding sequence GTGCGAGTCCTGATTGTCGGAGGAGGTACAGGTGGACATTTGTTTCCAGCTATAGCCCTGGCGGAAGCCTTTAAGAAAAAAGACCGGGAAAACCAGGTCGAGTTTGTAACCACCGAACGGGCCCTGGATGCGCAACTATTGGGGGGCCGGGGTTTTTCTTTTAAAACCCTCAAAGTGGAGGGGATCAAAGGCAAAGGGATGACCGGAAAACTGCGCTCGCTCGTTCAACTCCCCCGGGCTTTCAGTCGATCCCTGAATATTATTAGGGAATACGGGCCCGAAATGGTCCTGGGGGTAGGCGGATATGTTTCCGGTCCATTGGTTCTGGCCGCCTGGTATAAGGGAATCCCTTGTGTTATTCAAGAACAGAATTCCATCCCCGGGGTTACCAACCGTTTATTGGGCCGGGTGGTAGACCGGGTATTCGGGGCCTTTAAGGAGAATGAAGCCCATTTTCCAAAAAGAAAATTGCGGATTACGGGTAATCCGATCCGGCAGGAACTGCACCAGGTGGCCGATCGGAGGATTTCCTCTTCGGGCCCTCTGACCCTGTTAATCCTGGGGGGGAGTCAAGGGGCGCACCGGATCAATCAATGGGTCAGGGATTCTTTGGATGGCTTGTTTCCGTTGAAAAAAGAGCTCAACTTTATCCATCAGACCGGGAAAAATGATGAAGAGGAGATGGCCCTGGCCTATCAGGAAAAAGGTTTTAACCACCGGGTTACGGCCTTTATTGCAGATATGGTCCGGGCCTACGAAGAGGCGGATATGATTATCGGGAGGGCCGGGGCCATGACCTTGACCGAAATTACCGCCCTGGGCAAACCGAGCTTATTAATTCCCTTTCCTTTTGCAGCCAACAATCATCAGGAACACAATGCCCGGTCATTGGTCAAGGCCGGGGCAGCGGAAATGATCCTGGAGAAGGACCTCAGACCTGGTCTATTAGCGGATCGCATCGGGGACTGGCTGGCCCACCGGGAACAATTGATCGCCATGGGAAACAAGGCCAGGGCCCTGGGGCGCTGGCAGGCCGCCGAGGAGATTGTGGAAGCTTGTTATCAGATGGTTGAAGCAAAAAAGGGGTTAGTTCGAAAATAG
- a CDS encoding UDP-N-acetylmuramate--L-alanine ligase, giving the protein MYPRFQHIHFIGIGGIGMSGIAEVLLNLGYRVSGSDLKETEITRRLQALGGEIFYGHQAENIQGAEVVVTSSAVRPDNPEVLAARAALLPVIPRAEMLAELMRLKYGVAVAGAHGKTTTTSMVAHILAYGGLDPTVVIGGRLNSWGSNARLGQGSFLVAEADESDGSFLHLSPSIAIVTNIDLEHLDFYKNLDHIKAHFLDFLNRLPFYGLAILCLDDPHIPSLIAKLQKRYRTYGLTAQADLQAREVKQNGLVTQYRFFCNGKEWGEIRFKIPGLHNVYNSLAAIAVGFELEIPFQKIQEAFDCLEGVQRRFQIRGEFQGATVLDDYGHHPTEIRATLNAVRGTWPERRIIVVFQPHRYSRTKALFDEFTTSFYQADCLFLLPIYPAGEDPIEGINSEHLLEGIKEKGHRDTRLFSNRDEVLPALQDLLKAGDVLVTLGAGDVWKIGQEIVSTTGS; this is encoded by the coding sequence ATGTACCCTCGTTTTCAACATATTCATTTTATCGGGATCGGCGGTATCGGCATGAGCGGTATAGCCGAGGTCTTGTTGAACCTCGGTTATCGGGTCAGTGGATCGGACCTGAAAGAAACCGAGATTACCCGCCGTTTGCAGGCCCTGGGCGGGGAAATCTTCTACGGCCACCAGGCGGAAAACATTCAGGGGGCGGAAGTGGTCGTCACCTCTTCGGCCGTTCGGCCTGATAACCCGGAGGTTCTGGCGGCCCGGGCGGCCCTTTTACCGGTAATCCCCAGGGCCGAGATGCTGGCCGAGTTGATGCGACTCAAATATGGTGTGGCCGTGGCCGGAGCCCATGGGAAAACGACCACTACTTCGATGGTCGCCCATATCCTGGCTTATGGCGGACTGGACCCTACCGTGGTCATCGGGGGACGATTGAACAGTTGGGGGAGTAATGCCCGGCTGGGACAGGGATCTTTTTTGGTGGCTGAGGCCGATGAGAGTGACGGCTCTTTTCTGCATCTATCTCCGAGTATCGCAATTGTTACCAATATCGACCTGGAGCATTTGGATTTTTATAAAAATCTTGACCATATCAAAGCCCATTTTCTTGATTTTTTAAACCGCCTTCCCTTTTATGGGCTGGCGATTCTTTGTTTGGATGATCCCCATATACCTTCATTGATCGCGAAACTCCAAAAACGGTACCGCACTTACGGTCTGACCGCCCAGGCCGATCTTCAAGCCCGGGAAGTAAAACAAAACGGGTTAGTCACCCAGTATCGGTTTTTTTGTAATGGCAAGGAATGGGGAGAAATTCGTTTTAAGATCCCTGGTCTCCATAATGTCTATAACTCGTTGGCGGCCATCGCTGTCGGCTTCGAATTAGAGATTCCTTTTCAAAAGATCCAGGAGGCTTTTGATTGTTTAGAAGGGGTTCAGCGGAGATTTCAAATCAGAGGGGAGTTTCAGGGTGCTACAGTCCTGGATGATTATGGTCACCACCCCACGGAGATTCGAGCTACCCTGAATGCCGTCCGGGGGACTTGGCCTGAACGAAGGATCATAGTCGTGTTTCAACCCCACCGGTACAGCCGGACCAAGGCCCTTTTTGATGAGTTCACCACCTCCTTTTATCAGGCCGACTGTTTGTTCTTGCTGCCCATCTATCCGGCCGGAGAGGACCCGATCGAAGGAATCAATTCGGAGCATTTATTGGAAGGGATCAAGGAAAAGGGACATCGCGATACCCGATTGTTTTCCAATCGAGATGAAGTCCTTCCCGCTCTCCAGGACCTGTTGAAGGCCGGAGATGTGCTGGTTACCTTGGGAGCCGGAGACGTCTGGAAAATAGGTCAGGAAATTGTATCGACAACAGGGTCTTAA
- the murB gene encoding UDP-N-acetylmuramate dehydrogenase — translation MYRQQGLKQLFEKICPGRVKQWEPLGPYTTLRIGGRADWFIEPQKPSEIKQLLELVRLRHIPWFVLGHGSNLLVSDRGLRGLVIHIVSPGQPIKSQALKDNQVVLEVEAGAPLSKLVRWGIRNGLQGLEFLAGIPGSVGGAWAMNAGSYGKEIKDLTVFLNILASGGRVIRKRKKQLFFGYRILKLEPGEIILSGGLQVSRGNSEAIRQEARRLWSQRRSTQPLGQPSCGSVFKNPPEAFAGQLIEKAGLKGVERGQARISEQHANFIVNQGGARAKEVLYLMNLIRTRVRKQFGILLEPEVRLWGCVLKEIA, via the coding sequence TTGTATCGACAACAGGGTCTTAAGCAGCTCTTTGAAAAGATTTGTCCGGGGCGGGTTAAACAATGGGAGCCTTTAGGCCCTTATACCACCCTTCGGATTGGCGGAAGAGCTGATTGGTTTATAGAACCCCAAAAGCCTTCCGAAATCAAGCAGCTCCTGGAACTGGTCAGGCTTCGCCATATCCCCTGGTTTGTCCTGGGACATGGGAGCAATCTTCTGGTTTCCGACCGGGGCCTGAGGGGATTGGTCATTCATATAGTATCCCCAGGACAGCCAATTAAGAGCCAAGCCCTTAAGGATAATCAGGTTGTTCTGGAGGTAGAAGCCGGGGCGCCCCTTTCGAAGCTGGTCCGATGGGGGATCAGGAACGGCCTTCAGGGACTTGAATTTTTGGCAGGCATCCCCGGATCGGTTGGAGGGGCCTGGGCCATGAATGCCGGAAGTTATGGAAAAGAAATAAAAGATCTGACCGTCTTTCTGAATATTTTGGCTTCCGGAGGCCGGGTGATCCGTAAAAGGAAAAAGCAACTTTTTTTTGGTTATCGAATCCTGAAGCTGGAACCGGGTGAAATTATTCTTTCAGGAGGACTCCAGGTGTCCCGAGGGAATTCAGAGGCTATTCGACAAGAAGCCCGGAGACTTTGGTCTCAAAGGCGGTCCACTCAACCCCTGGGCCAACCTAGTTGTGGTTCGGTTTTTAAGAATCCTCCGGAGGCCTTTGCCGGTCAACTGATTGAAAAAGCGGGATTGAAAGGTGTTGAAAGGGGCCAGGCCAGGATTTCGGAACAGCATGCCAATTTTATTGTCAATCAAGGAGGGGCCAGGGCCAAGGAGGTATTATACCTGATGAACCTGATCCGGACCCGGGTCCGGAAACAATTCGGGATCCTCCTGGAACCCGAGGTCCGGTTATGGGGCTGCGTCCTGAAGGAGATTGCTTAG
- a CDS encoding FtsQ-type POTRA domain-containing protein: MYLGKTRLGNLGRNYYRGALEDSELSWMERLWHHFWVGSLIMMILLGISITLLIGYLVALSTPIFKLEDVGFKGIKRVSQAELLQKGGLANGVNLLALNIGEVKKKMESIAWVKSVYLRRELPNKLEVVVAEHQPIFLVLVQQELYYLSNEGILFKKAEVQEEVTLPILTGLGAKDWSPAGQLRSPMLSELVALKGYLSQGRDPFYPDKLSEIHYDPDCGFSLYTLERGIRISLGRDDLQTRLKRLEKVWAELEKRPNLLTLKGISLQFGQRVIVHGVRGNSIKGVKG; encoded by the coding sequence ATGTACTTAGGAAAAACCAGGCTGGGGAATTTGGGCCGCAATTATTATCGGGGGGCCTTAGAGGACTCCGAACTTTCCTGGATGGAAAGGCTCTGGCATCATTTCTGGGTTGGTTCATTGATTATGATGATCCTTCTGGGGATCAGTATCACCTTGCTGATCGGGTATCTGGTGGCCTTGTCCACCCCGATCTTCAAATTGGAGGATGTGGGTTTCAAGGGGATAAAACGGGTTTCCCAGGCGGAATTACTCCAAAAAGGAGGGTTGGCGAACGGCGTTAACCTCCTGGCCTTGAATATAGGGGAAGTCAAAAAAAAGATGGAATCCATCGCCTGGGTCAAAAGTGTTTATCTCCGCCGGGAACTTCCCAATAAACTCGAGGTGGTGGTTGCGGAGCATCAACCGATTTTCCTGGTCCTGGTCCAGCAGGAACTTTATTATTTAAGTAATGAGGGGATATTATTTAAGAAGGCCGAGGTGCAAGAGGAAGTCACCCTGCCCATATTGACCGGTCTGGGAGCAAAGGATTGGTCGCCGGCAGGACAACTTAGGTCTCCAATGCTTTCGGAACTGGTGGCCCTTAAAGGGTATTTAAGTCAGGGGAGAGATCCCTTTTATCCGGACAAGCTCTCGGAAATTCACTATGACCCTGATTGCGGCTTTTCTTTATATACCTTAGAAAGGGGCATTCGGATTTCTTTGGGCAGGGATGACCTCCAGACCCGGCTTAAACGTTTGGAAAAAGTATGGGCCGAGCTGGAAAAACGGCCGAACTTATTAACGCTCAAAGGGATTTCCCTCCAGTTCGGGCAAAGGGTAATCGTTCATGGCGTACGGGGGAATTCCATAAAAGGGGTTAAAGGTTAA
- the ftsA gene encoding cell division protein FtsA: protein MDDDLIIGLDIGTTKICAVVGEVSPSGVDIVGIGTHPSVGLRKGVVVNIESTVNSIKKAVEEAELMAGCEIRSVYAGIAGGHIKAFNSHGVIAVKTREVTKTDIERVIDAAKAIAIPLDREVIHVLPQEFIVDDQDGIQDPLGISGVRLEVKVHIITGAVTSAQNIIRCANKSGLDVSDIVLESIASSETVLTPEEKELGVALVDFGGGTTDLAIFSNNCIKHTSVLALGGNNLTNDIAIGLRTPHQAAERIKKVHGCCLTSMIDKEETIEVPSVGGRKPRILSRQILGEILEPRVEEIFSLVNREIMKSGFAGTIASGVVITGGASLLEGIPELAEQIFNLPSRRGYPQGFGGIMDVVNSPMYATAVGLVLYGAKAMPRKKFRIRDQHIFYRVMERMKKWFREMI, encoded by the coding sequence TTGGACGACGATTTGATTATCGGTTTGGATATCGGCACCACTAAAATTTGTGCGGTGGTTGGGGAAGTATCTCCGAGTGGGGTGGATATCGTCGGGATTGGGACCCATCCCTCGGTCGGCTTGCGCAAGGGGGTGGTCGTTAATATCGAAAGTACCGTTAACTCCATCAAGAAAGCCGTGGAAGAAGCGGAACTCATGGCCGGCTGTGAAATCAGATCGGTCTATGCCGGTATTGCCGGGGGGCATATTAAGGCCTTCAACAGTCATGGCGTTATTGCGGTGAAGACCCGGGAAGTGACTAAAACGGATATCGAAAGGGTTATCGATGCTGCCAAAGCCATTGCCATTCCCTTGGATCGGGAAGTCATTCATGTATTACCTCAAGAATTTATTGTCGACGATCAGGATGGCATTCAGGATCCCCTGGGTATTTCCGGTGTGCGCCTTGAGGTCAAGGTCCACATTATAACCGGGGCGGTCACTTCGGCGCAGAACATTATTCGTTGTGCCAACAAATCGGGATTGGATGTCTCGGATATTGTGTTGGAATCGATCGCCTCGAGTGAAACGGTGCTCACCCCCGAAGAGAAGGAACTCGGGGTGGCTCTGGTGGACTTCGGGGGCGGGACGACCGATCTGGCCATTTTTTCGAATAATTGCATCAAACATACCTCGGTTCTGGCTTTGGGCGGCAACAACTTAACCAATGATATCGCCATCGGTTTGAGGACCCCTCACCAGGCAGCCGAGCGGATCAAAAAAGTTCATGGCTGTTGTTTGACTTCCATGATCGATAAAGAAGAAACCATCGAGGTCCCGAGTGTCGGCGGTAGAAAACCCCGGATTCTTTCCCGTCAAATCCTGGGGGAAATTTTGGAACCGAGGGTGGAAGAAATTTTTTCCCTGGTCAACCGGGAAATCATGAAATCCGGTTTTGCCGGCACCATCGCTTCCGGCGTAGTCATCACCGGAGGGGCCTCCTTATTGGAAGGGATCCCTGAACTGGCGGAACAGATCTTTAATCTCCCCAGTCGGCGGGGCTATCCCCAGGGTTTTGGAGGGATTATGGATGTCGTCAACAGTCCCATGTATGCCACGGCCGTGGGATTGGTCCTTTACGGGGCCAAG